The Alosa sapidissima isolate fAloSap1 chromosome 12, fAloSap1.pri, whole genome shotgun sequence nucleotide sequence gaagagaaaaggagagacagacagagagagagggagagggagagagagagagggagaaagagacagtgcATACACCTTTCCACTTGTAATGAGTGTGCCCTGCTGGAAGAATGGAACTAAAACACAGCTCGGCACAAGCCTGTGATCTGGATAAGAGataagagaaacacacacacacacacacacacacacacacacacacacaaaggaaaacatctgacAGTGAGTCCACACAATTAAAAGCTTTAATTAGAGTCCCCCTCCATTTTCCTTTAGCCCTGATGGGTTTTATCTAATGAGATCTGGTCCCTGGCTCCACTCTGCTCCCAATGACGTGTCCGAAATGAATGAGAGCCACATtgcaaacaaaacatttaattaACCAAATTGGCTTTTGAGACAGAGTggaagggagggagtgagagatagggaaagagagagtgagatggagagaacgAAGGacgaagagggggagagggagagaaagagagagagagggaggattaTTGCAAAGGCCAGATGCCTCCAAGGCTTTAAAGGAGCCACTCTTATTTTTGTAATGGATTATTAAATTGCCCTCGCAGTGTAAAtaatggtgttatatctccaTGCTGTCACAAATGCTGccagtgttgtttttttgttaaaaagagggaaaaaagcaaagagaagaagaggaggagggggataaAAAAAGTGGAGGGATTGATTTGGACACATGAGTGAAGATGCATTGCATTACGCCTAATGGGAGATGCTGCAGATGACCTGGAATGATAGCCATCACATATCAATCACGCACAGGGCCGCCGCTtttactcgtgtgtgtgtgtgtgtgtgtatgtgtgtgtgtgggctgtttGCGTGTGCAAAaacaagcaaagcaaagcagaaGCCCAGCCCACTGGAGGCCCACAGATGATACAGATTTGGTGAGCTTTAgccttaaagtgtgtgtgtgtggggggggggggggttagagctGAAGCCATGATTGCTTTGGATCATTTTGTGTATATGCCAGAGGTGGTATTATATGTGTGGGGTTActgtaatagagagagagattgaaagagtgggagggggacagagagaggagaaacaatTTAGGTAGCTAGCAATCATGTAGCTTGGAGATTGAGGGGGAAAAATGTTGTCCCTTTAATTGAATAGGCCTTGGTAATTAAATGGCACTTTTCCAATAGAACGTGCTAGGTAAATCTAATAGTTGGGTTATTTAATATCACTTTGAAGCCTGCCCACTCCAGGACTGTGACAGCATGAGAGCATGTGAACTATGAAggccagagagggaggggaagggggggaATAAAATTGGGACCGCCAAAATTAATTAAATCGTACGCAATTTAGGAGAAACGTTTATCTTGATTTGTCATAACAGAATTAATTTAAGGCCCTCAATACACTTGGGGTCCAGATCTGTTACTCTGAATTAACCAAGTGTAATTTGGCTGTTTTTGCTGCCCTCAACCCCTCCTACTGAcaccccctctatctctcttccctgccaccccttctctttctccctctctcttctctgtctctctctctttctccctctctctctctccccagcccTAATGCTGCCTTGCCATTATGCAAAGCCCTTAGTTAAGTATCAATATGGCCTAGTGCTTTTAAGGTGCTTTGGCTGCTGATGCAGAAAGGCATTTTTTAATGGACTGTGTCGCAGGAATCATTGTTGTACCACTCtgctccccccctccccacacacactctctctctctcacacacacacaccaccctgtgCTGAGAGGTTCCGTCGGACAGGAGGGCCAATGCCAGATGGCCGAGCAGGATGTTGCTCCATGTTGCACTTTGTTGCATTCCTCCTTGCTGTTATTATCACAGACAAGCAGCAGAGACTTTGCTTGCATTGCTTCAGACTTTGTATGTGCTGACAAGAAGAAGTCTTGTACCCCCACCCGTCATTCTGAAAAGAGACAAGTAGTTGTTGTTTGTTAGTCAATGGAACAATCCTTTGACAAGGCAGGCCTTCAGAAAGGGTGTAAAACAACaagagcaacaacaacaacaaaacatgtgGCCACCCTTTGAAATCTACCCATTTGAAAAGGGGCCAGAAAGGCAATCTGCAAATCTATTTTCCTCATTGCATTGAAAGATCCTTGGCCTTAATGACATCAAACAgagaacccccccaccccccacctacCCTTATCCCAACATTAGGCTCAGTGGAGGAGGGGTATATTTTTTTTAAGCCCTAACCCATGGAGACTGATAGGAACCTGAGTGAGTGCCCTGGAGCTTGCAGGCCTTTAAATCAAACACTATCAGCAGAAGCCATCCCCTGGTCAAGTCATTAACCTGTCATGTTTAGAATTCCCCTGATAAAAtgtaatggttactgactaagCTAATCTTTAGAGTCCTTTTGGTTAACATATCTGTGTATACGTAAGAGTGCTGTTGAAAATTCCCCCATGAAGAAATACATACAGAGCAATCGTAAACACAGTGAGGTATGCAGATCAGTAAATGGAGTGTAAAAATATGTTGAGTTATTAGTTGAAATTTAGAATGTTCTCTTTTAAATTAGGAACGTAAGTCGATCATTCAGATCATGTGTGATTACCGTTGTGTGTTTTATCCAACAAGACGAGGCAGTGGGTTTGTTTCTGAGGCGCTGAGGTCTTTCTCCCTCGTCTGGTGGAGGAGGCGCTGGCTAGGTTTTGTCTGAGGGAAccgtgtcctcctcctcctatttGCGGCTGGCCAGTTGGCAGATCCGcgcggcaaaaaaaaaaaacgctctcCGCACAACAGCGGCGTCTCCGCGAGGTGTTGGCTTGACGTTTGCCACCTCATCTGGCACTGGAGCCAGAGCAGCGGAATCACACGGCTGTCGTCGGGACCTCcaactaattacttttgaaattgAGTTTTGATTGAGCTTTTCCAATCGATTGCCACGGCAACGCGTGTCTCCAGCTCCCTGtaaagaggttttttttttttttttttaaatgagatGCTGTCACAGCTCCCCCTCTCAACTCTGCCTTCTTACATTTTGAGTATGTTTAGAGAACGTTTAATTTTCTTTAAAGTGGATGCATGTGTTACTGTGAGACCAAATAAGGTAATACAGACATGCAAGATTCCTTTGATGGTTGTGCCCTCATCATATGTCTCAATTCATGGTGTAATGGAACAGAAGGAGAGCTAGCTAAATCACGGAATGCAAATTCTACAAtaataatggaaaaaaaaagaaaaacaattatTGTAAAAACCGCACGAAACCTGTGTTGAATTTTGAGGTCAGTGTTGTACATAATTAACCTTCATTTCTTTGgcatttgttattttattttcttctctctctctctctctctctctgtctcaaattGCTCATTAGCCGTAGGAGCCAAATGTCTTCATGTgcaggcacactcacacaccagccTCAAACTAACCACTCCCCTCTATTCCCcgtatctctctcttcttcccctctccctctccctcacttcctctcttcctctctccctctccctccccccccttcCTGAGCATGTCAGATGCTGTGGTCTTATTTGATTGCATAGGAAAAGTGCAGTGATAGAGCAAACACCCGGTGAGATATGATGACAAATGGGCCCAGATCCCGGTAAATTACTTTCTGCTCAAATCGAAATTTCATTCAGTTTGTTGCTTGGGCGAGATGAAGTAATCTAAATTGTGGACTCCGAAGGTAGATAGAAGGAAAGCCGGAGCAAGCATTTCATTATCAAGTGGCaccatgaggaggaggaggaggaaggggggaagagagagagaggaggaatagagagagagagaggaagggagcagTAGAAGGAGAAGGTTAGGGACGAAAGAGATGAGCAGAAGCAAATCTAAAGTGTTGACACCATGATTGAAAAGGTTAACCCCATGCACATTATATATCAGCAGCGGGGAGCTGGAGGCTTCTAATGGAAACACGGGCCTGACAGAACGCCAGCCCGAGCCCTAATGGCCAAAGCAGTGGTGTCTCCGCCTAGATGTACAATCAAATCCTCTTAGTCTCTGATTGCTTATGTTCCCTGGTTATTATTAGGtagcaaaaaaagagagaaagggggagagagagcccgTGTCAAAGGTAATGCTTAGTGCATGGACTCCAGAAGCACTGAATGGTGGATTTGAACTTTTTTTTCCTGGTATTGTTGTGATTTTGTATTTCCTACTATTAGAAATGGCATTGAGATGGGTggatttttatgtatttttttctttttgaaaaaaGAACACATGCATTTATGTACTGGTGTGCGTCATCAGTTACCACAGGGCtgagggctgggctgggctgttttttttttttttaatttctttttagAAAGACCAGACTCTCTGAGGGCTTTCAGACCATACAAACACAAATCCGCAGCCTGCGACTCATGCATGTACTCTATGCTCATCTGATTTAGTCATTTTGTGATGTCAACTTTCCAATACCATACACTGCTGCGGTAACACAGTCGAATTTCATCAACATGGCCTTTGTTTATCTGGCTATGTAGTCTTTGTACGTATATATGTTGAGTGTATATTATACTGTACAGTTACACGTATACACAGTTACTCGGTCCTAactcgtgtgtgtttctgtgtgtgttaacagGTTATTTGGGAACAGTGGGGCGTGCAGTGCGTGCGGACAGTCCATCCCAGCGAGCGAACTGGTCATGCGGGCACAGGGCAACGTGTACCACCTCAAGGTGAGTCGGCCTCGGCTATCAAACCAGATAAGGTGAAATAAAGCAGAGCAACTATCAGATTCTGCGTGGCACATTGTAGCGTTGTGAAGCACAGATGACTCGCCCAGCTGCAACAGAGTAAATTGCATAGTTTAGAGTGTTAGTACAGCACAAACCTAAATTATAAATCAGAGCACACAGAATGGGGCGCAGCACAGAAATCCCACCTTAGCATACCTCCAGCATGgcggaaaaaagaaacacacaactGGGCCCTTAACAAgcgaaaaaagagaaagagaaaaacatcCAAATGGGAATCATGGAAGACGAAAGGAAATGAACATTTAATTTTAATCCTTTTATTAATCCCTCGTCTGGGGATTTATCTGTTATAAAGTTAAGAGCCTGGAAACAGCTTATGCAGATCAATTCACATGTAAATAGAGTACATCTGTTGTAATAATTGCATTATTACTAATGTATTAGTCACTGAGTATCTGAGCTGGCAAATGATTCACCAGGATGAACGCATTAGAGTACTTTTTCTCCTTTAGCTTGCCCGGGAAGACATTTGTTGCACGTCTTTTTTTTGGAAGCGACACGACTTTGTCATGAGACCACAACATGTCGGGCTGGACGCTGTtcatgaatttccatgactcACTTTACCTTATTCAACACAGCAGCAAAAACAAGCTCTGTCTCGGCATTTGAATCAACACAAAATCTAACAATATACTTTACTTGTTTATTTGAGTATATCCTgtcattctacagcattgtatGGACAGTGATTATAACATGGTAAAACAAAACTGACAGCAAAACAGCATACTTAAAATTCTCctattcattcacaaagcagGTATTCACTGATCCATCAGTCAAATAAATTCAGTTTGACATTGAGAATATGAAATCAACTTTTTGGCATAACGTTCAGATACAGGGAAGTTCAGTAGCAGAGCCATTAAAAATAAAGTGAATGTGGAGAATAGTTTTCTCCTTTTTAGAATGATAAGGACTCTGCCATTAACCTATACGTAAAGCTTACACTAATAACTTAAGAATATTGTGTTTTGCCATATTAATAGTTGGAAGCAAAATGGTTGACTACAAAGCATTTCCAATCATCTCCACAAGGTTTTATTAATTTTGTCATTTGGTGTGGGCGGGTGAAGAAATTAATTAAAGGATTATTGTGATTTTTTTCATCGTCACTGCATTTGATGGTAGTGTTCTATATTCTCAGCATCACTGCATATGTGACTTACAAATCTGCTTACTGACTCTTGTGACTGTGACCGTGTTAAGAAGGCAATGAAGGGCATTGTGGCTAACATAGACTTGTGTTCTCTTTCCCCTGTGCAGTGTTTCACGTGTTCTACCTGCCGGAACCGGCTCGTCCCCGGTGACCGGTTCCACTACATCAACGGCAGCCTGTTCTGCGAACACGACAGACCCACAGCACTCATCAACGGGCACTTGAGTTCACTGCAGACGAATCCACTACTGCCAGACCAGAAGGtaaccctccccctcctctcccaactgcctcctcctcctcctcctcttcctctctggcaGTCAGCTTGCTCTCAGTGGCCTGTCCCACTGTCTCTCCTCCAAttctctgcctcctcctccgcctcctcctcctcctctgccatgGTCACACCATCTGATTAGGCACAATCAcgactgtgtgtgttggtgaattAGTTGGAGTGTTTTCCTTTCGTTTTTGTTAAGCTTTTTTGCCAGCCCATGTACCCATGAATATGGACACGCAAACGCACATGAATAACTAAAATGTATAATTATGTAAACAAATACTAAGTGGGTGGTGATGCCcagttgtggttgtgtgtgctgttttttttagtgAGTTACTTAGTTTTTTGTCCCTGTGGGGAAATTCATTTTCACAGATCTGTAGCGCCATCACATACACAAAATATATCATCACACAACAGTAGATTTACATACAGCCCATGAGACAGCAGAGATTTGAACATAAAAACACTTGGACACATTAACACATAACACGTTTGTTTGTAAGGCTAAGCGAGTGTGAGTGCTGTAGCGTGCAGCCAGGACGGGAGCagccctcactttctctctctctctcctgctctacctctctctactgctctacctctctctctctctctctctctctctctctctctctctatcccactctacctctctctctccctctctctctctctctttctctctctctctctctctctctccctctctccccccccccctctctctctatttgtacCTGTCCAGCCCCATCAGTCCTGCTTAACGAAGCCTCAGGCCACAGCCCGGAAGTGCCGAGCCACGC carries:
- the lmo4b gene encoding LIM domain transcription factor LMO4b, translated to MVNPGGSTQPPPVGAGSLSWKRCAGCGGKIADRFLLYAMDSYWHSRCLKCSCCQAQLGEIGTSCYTKSGMILCRNDYIRLFGNSGACSACGQSIPASELVMRAQGNVYHLKCFTCSTCRNRLVPGDRFHYINGSLFCEHDRPTALINGHLSSLQTNPLLPDQKVC